In Saccharomycodes ludwigii strain NBRC 1722 chromosome III, whole genome shotgun sequence, one DNA window encodes the following:
- the LUC7 gene encoding Luc7p (similar to Saccharomyces cerevisiae YDL087C | LUC7 | Lethal Unless Cap-binding complex is produced): MKVIYSDAEEQHKFIELLMGKGMLSKNITPLNHKYSHGKNQLEHVVNDHKICKSFIVGQCPYELFSGTKQYYGRCPQYHIPKYRLLYRRKYGSDYTNNILLTGNISKDSITKDNTYILEQKIFIEMNKEYYNLLTRFLSESDQTVQHALQSLEQHTKEEREKILEATTELDKVDETIGIMLQEIETLTENNEVSRALLQSEKLKLLYQRRELVSKKCREFANNVGQSAQQKLQVCEVCGAFLSRLDTDRRLADHFLGKVHLAYVKMRSELDRLNSVFQNMNVDIKKLNMESRTTRQYQNGIINNNARYPTAMPQIYKQRTSRSRYNNVKSTNDFAFSPNHEKTTVIPPPFSQGQIRYLSRNFRSQKQHPSPSHQEPLGY, translated from the coding sequence ATGAAGGTCATATACAGTGATGCTGAAGAACAACATAAGTTTATTGAACTTTTAATGGGCAAAGGAATGTTatccaaaaatattacacCGTTAAATCACAAATATAGTCATGGCAAAAATCAATTAGAACATGTTGTAAATGACCATAAAATATGCAAAAGCTTTATAGTAGGGCAATGCCCTTATGAATTATTTAGTGGTACTAAACAATATTACGGACGGTGTCCACAATATCATATCCCTAAATATAGACTTTTATACAGAAGAAAATATGGCAGTGATTACACAAATAACATTCTATTAACTGGCAACATCTCTAAAGATAGCATCACCAAGGACAACACTTATATTCTcgaacaaaaaatatttattgaaatgaataaagaatattataatttattgacCAGATTTTTAAGCGAAAGTGACCAAACTGTTCAGCATGCTTTACAAAGCTTAGAACAACACACTAAGGAGGAACGTGAGAAGATTTTAGAGGCAACTACTGAATTAGATAAAGTAGATGAAACTATTGGTATCATGTTGCAAGAGATTGAGACATTAACGGAAAACAACGAGGTTTCTCGAGCTTTGCTTCAAAGTGAGAAATTAAAGCTGTTGTATCAAAGGAGAGAACTGGTTAGCAAAAAATGTAGAGAATTTGCAAATAATGTAGGTCAAAGCGCACAGCAGAAATTGCAAGTATGTGAAGTTTGCGGTGCCTTTTTGAGTAGACTAGATACCGATAGAAGATTGGCTGACCACTTTTTGGGGAAGGTGCATTTAGCTTATGTTAAAATGAGATCAGAACTTGATAGATTGAACTCAGTCTTCCAAAATATGAATgtagatattaaaaaattgaacatGGAAAGTCGTACTACTAGACAATATCAGAACGggattattaataacaatgctAGATATCCTACTGCTATGCCACAAATTTACAAGCAAAGAACCAGCAGGTCTAGgtataataatgttaaaaGTACCAATGATTTCGCATTCTCTCCAAATCATGAAAAAACAACAGTGATACCTCCACCATTTTCTCAAGGCCAGATACGTTATTTATCTAGAAATTTTAGAAGTCAAAAACAGCACCCCTCTCCCTCCCATCAAGAGCCATTAGGTTATTAG